The window AGTACAATTTGATCTGATGAAAATATGATTGGTTGAACAAAACTGCAGTTGACACAACAAGACTGAAATGAGCAAACATTATGCTATCAGGCGAGGTCAAATAGCAATCCTTATTTTAGTGATGATTAGTCAAATGGAACTCCCCTCTACATCttattcatgtgtgtgtgtgtgtgtgtgtgcgcgtgtgtgtgttatACTTATATGAAACAAAACATGCTCAAGTGGCAACATCTTGTATTGTACTCCATTATCTTATCATAATCTTGTGTTCAGAGTAGATTAACATGCCCAAGGAATACTCCATTATCCTATCATAATCTTGTGTTCAGAGTAGATTACAAGGTTCAGTATTCTGTATGCTCTGAACCATTATCTTATCTCTTTGTCCAGTTGTGCTTCTGGTCTCTGGAGTTCATTTAGTATGCCAAGTGCCTTGCCTAGAAAATTACGCGTCTTAATTTAATCTGCTCATCACATGTTAATACTAACAAGTTACTTCCTTGTTCAACCGTACCAGCAACATCAAGGAGTTCCTAAATTTGGGAACTGGGAGGACGAAGGCCAAGGCTACACGCAGTACTTCGAAAACGCCCGCATGGGCAAATCTCCGGGGAGGCCTGTCAACCAAAACGATCGCAATGAAGGCGCTGCACAGGCACCCTCGAACGACCCGCCGTCGGTCAAGGCCTCCCCCTTGAGGCCGGGGTCCGAGCCGGGGCTGCGGAAGAACAGGGACGAAAGGCGTGCCACCCGAGAAGACGACCTCCGTCGCCACGAGGCCGCTGCCCGGAAAACGCATGCCGAGTCACCTAACCACAGATATGGTGACCAGACCAACTACGACGGCGCTGCAAGGAAAGCAAGCAATGAGAGGTCACCCATCCATCCTCGGCAGCAGGCAAGGCTTGCAAACAAAGGTGGGGTTTCATCTCCTATTGCGGATCGTAGGGGTTCTGCTCCCACCACACCTGGAAGGTCCAAGATGAGGCCAACCGGGCGCGGCGATGAAACGGTAAAGCCGTAGCTGCTTCTTTGAGTCTCAGTCAAATGAAAACCG is drawn from Triticum dicoccoides isolate Atlit2015 ecotype Zavitan chromosome 4A, WEW_v2.0, whole genome shotgun sequence and contains these coding sequences:
- the LOC119287404 gene encoding RPM1-interacting protein 4-like, which produces MAQHQGVPKFGNWEDEGQGYTQYFENARMGKSPGRPVNQNDRNEGAAQAPSNDPPSVKASPLRPGSEPGLRKNRDERRATREDDLRRHEAAARKTHAESPNHRYGDQTNYDGAARKASNERSPIHPRQQARLANKGGVSSPIADRRGSAPTTPGRSKMRPTGRGDETPERGSAVPKFGDWDEKDPSTGEGFTDIFEKVREEKQSGADTVGTSHAYKDRYNQGDRYESSGCSCFSWFKK